The nucleotide window GACATGGACCAGGGTGCTCTTGCCGCTGCCGGACGGGCCCATCAGGCTGGTCCAGGTGCCCTCGGGCAGAGCGATTTCCGCTCCCCGCAGGGCGACGGTCTCCAGGTCGCGCTCGCGGTAGATGACGTAGAGCCCGTCGGCTTCGACGGCCGCCGCGGTGGACATCAGCCGCGCCTCTCGACGAGTGCGATGTGTTCGTGGTGGCCGCTGCGGACCCGGTCGGCCAGGACCAGTCCGACGCCCGGTGCGTACGACTTGTGGTCGGCCTTGTCGGGGTTGAGCGGGTCGGTGTCGTTCGTCACGACGACGTTTGTGAACCGCCCCACCGGCACCTTGACCGTGGCCGTCGTACGCAGCACCTTCGCCATGTCCTCGGCCTCGCCGGGCCGGTACTCCTGGCGGTAGCTGTCACCGGGCCTGGGGTGCGCCTTCATGACGACGCCCGGCTGAGCGGTGTCCACGCCGGCCTCCCACGAGCCCTTGGTGCTGGTGAGGTTGCCGTTGGTGTACTCGCCGGTGGCCTCGCCGAAGTACCAGACATCGCCGGCGGCGGACTGCGCGTACCAGTCGGTGGTCTTCTCCACCAGGGCCCCGTTGCTCGTCACGGTGTCCCGGACGACCGTGCAGCGCACGCCCATGATGACGCGCGTCTCCTTGGTGATGACCACCTCGTCGCGCTGGGGACGTCCGTCGCGGGTCCCCTCGTACACCAGCGTGGTGCCGACCGGGAGCGAGAAGTACCGGTTGGTGACGCGGTTGCTGAACTTGGCCGGATCGATCACGGGGTGGTACGCCCGGTCACGCGGTGCGGTCGATGACGGAGCGGAGGGGGCCGGAGCGGGGCTGGACGAGGTGGCCGAGCCGCCGGATGGGCCGGCACCGGAACTGCAGGCACCGACGGCGATACCGGAGCCGATCAGGACGCCGATCATGGTCAGCAGGGTGGGTTTGCGGGTCATGGCTCCTCCCCAGGGCCTGGTGAACCCACAGCGTGTGCGGCCCCGGGTAAGCGCCCATTAAGAGAAGGCCCGTTCGGGAGGGGACGGCCGTCTCTTGCCGCTCTCTTACTGGGGCGAGGTAAAGTCAATGCAAAGTAGTCAGGGGAGGTGTCGTCATGACAGCTCGCCGGTCGGCCCGGGTTCTCGTCGTGGAGGACGAGACCGCGCTCGCCGAGGCTCTGGCCGAGGGCCTGCACCAGGACGGTTTCGCCGTGGAGACGGTGGAGGACGGCCTGCTCGCCTGGGACCGGCTGCTGCACGGTACCTATGATCTGATCCTCCTCGACCTGATGTTGCCGGGGCTGGGCGGCCTGCCGCTGTGCGCCCGGCTGCGTGACACGGGCGTGGCGACCCCCGTCCTGGTGCTGACCGCCCGCAGCGCCGAACGCGACCAGCTCCGCGCCTTCGACACGGGCGCCGACGACTTCCTGGCCAAGCCCTTCTCCTACCAGGTGCTGCTCGCCAGGGTGCGGGCGCTGATCCGCCGTACGACGAAGGCCGACGCCCGGATGCTCACAGCCGGTGACCTCGTACTCGACCGGGGCGCTCGCAGTTGCCGCCGTGACGGGACCGAAATCGAGCTGACCCCCCGGGAGTTCGCCCTTCTGGAATTGCTCATGGCTCGGGCAGGGCAGGTTGTCACCCGGCGATCGGCCCTGGACGAGGTGTGGGACTTCGCGCTGGAGGAGGAGTCGAAGGTGCTCGATGTCTACATCGGCTACCTGCGGCGGAAGGTCGACCTGCCGTTCTCTCGGCACGCGGTGCAGACCGTGCGCGGTGTCGGCTACCGGCTCGATGCCGGCGGCGGATAGGGCCGGGGGAGTTGTCCGTCGTGGCCGGCCGCATTGCCGACGGAGCGTCGCGACCACAGGGACGGTTGGGGTGGTTGGGGCGGCTGCTCCGACGCCGGCCGAGCGGTATTCGTGTGCGCCTGACGCTGCTTGCCGTCTTGGTGGTCGGAGCCGGTCTGGTGCTCGCCTCGGTCGTCGTGCTCGCCCTCGTCAGGAACGACCTCAACGGCAATGCCCGCTCGGCGGCCACGGAGCGGGCACAGGACACGGCGTCCCAGCTGACGTCCGGTGCACTGCCGGTGCTGCCTGGCACCAACGAGGACCGTCCGGTCCTGCAGATCGTCGACCAGCACGGAACAGTGCTCGCCGCCAGCCCCGAACTGCGCGGCCGGGGCCCCCTGTTGCCGCAACGGCCGACGGATCATGCGGTCGGCAGCCGATTGCGCCGGCTGCCGATAGGTGACGGCGCTCCTTACTGGGTGGTCGGTGTCCCGGCCCACCTTGCCGGCCGCCCGGTGGCCGTCTATGCGGCTGCCTCACTCGAACCTGTCGGAGAAGGCGTGGACGCCGCGCTCTCCGCATTCCTTGTCGCGAGTCCGGTGATCCTGGTCGTCGCCGGAGGTACGGCCTGGCTGCTGGTCGGGCGGGCGCTGCGTCCGGTCGAGGCCATGCGCCGCCAGGTCGCGGAGATCACCTCCAGCGAACTGGACCTTCGCGTACCCGAGCCGCCCGGTACGGACGAAATCGGGCGGCTCGCAAGGACGATGAACGCCATGCTGGAGCGGCTGCAACAGGCAGGCGAGCGACAGCGCCAGTTCGTCAGCGACGCCTCGCACGAACTGCGCAGCCCGCTCGCGGTGCTGCGGACGCGTACGGAAGTAGGGCTGGCCCACCCGGCGGCCACCGAGTGGCCGGTCTTTGCCCGTGACGTGCACCGCGAGGTGGGGCGACTGGATCAACTCGTCGAGGAACTGCTGGAGTTGTCGCGGTCGGGCAACGGTAGCGGCGCTGCTCCCGCCTCGTCGGTGGACCTCGACGAGCTGTTGCTGACCGAGGTGGAGGCGATCCGTGCCCGCGGTCAAGTGGACGTCGACCTGTCAGGGCTGTCGCCGGTCCGCGTTCAGGGCTACCCGCAGCAGCTGCGGGCTGTTGTGCGCAACCTGCTCGACAACGCGGAACGGCACGCGCACGCCAGGATCGCCGTACGTCTGTTCCCCGTCGGGGATGTGAGTGGGCGCGGGTACGGGAACGTCGGCCGAGTCGAGGCGGACCCGGCTGCCGAGCTGGTCGTGGCCGACGATGGTCCGGGGGTCGACCCCACCCACCGCGAGCAGGTCTTCGACCGGTTCTTCCGCGTCCAGTCCGCCCGCGACCGGAACTCCGGCGGCGTCGGGTTGGGCCTTGCGATCGTCCACGACGTGGTCACCTCTCACGGCGGCCGCGTGTGGGTCGCCGATTCTCAGACCGGCGCCGAGTTCCACGTGCGGCTGCCCGTGATTCCTCCAGGGGCGTTGCCGTGATTCATCGGTGTCGTAGGTGCCTCTCCGCCAGCCCGGGTGGGCGGCGTTCCCCAGGGATGCCGTGGTGATCGTCATGGGGTTGGCGGTGACGGCGATCAGGTACATGTGCTGGTCCGTGCTGGTGGGGAGCGCGCGGTGGCAGCCCTGTG belongs to Streptomyces graminofaciens and includes:
- a CDS encoding response regulator transcription factor: MTARRSARVLVVEDETALAEALAEGLHQDGFAVETVEDGLLAWDRLLHGTYDLILLDLMLPGLGGLPLCARLRDTGVATPVLVLTARSAERDQLRAFDTGADDFLAKPFSYQVLLARVRALIRRTTKADARMLTAGDLVLDRGARSCRRDGTEIELTPREFALLELLMARAGQVVTRRSALDEVWDFALEEESKVLDVYIGYLRRKVDLPFSRHAVQTVRGVGYRLDAGGG
- a CDS encoding sensor histidine kinase, which gives rise to MRLTLLAVLVVGAGLVLASVVVLALVRNDLNGNARSAATERAQDTASQLTSGALPVLPGTNEDRPVLQIVDQHGTVLAASPELRGRGPLLPQRPTDHAVGSRLRRLPIGDGAPYWVVGVPAHLAGRPVAVYAAASLEPVGEGVDAALSAFLVASPVILVVAGGTAWLLVGRALRPVEAMRRQVAEITSSELDLRVPEPPGTDEIGRLARTMNAMLERLQQAGERQRQFVSDASHELRSPLAVLRTRTEVGLAHPAATEWPVFARDVHREVGRLDQLVEELLELSRSGNGSGAAPASSVDLDELLLTEVEAIRARGQVDVDLSGLSPVRVQGYPQQLRAVVRNLLDNAERHAHARIAVRLFPVGDVSGRGYGNVGRVEADPAAELVVADDGPGVDPTHREQVFDRFFRVQSARDRNSGGVGLGLAIVHDVVTSHGGRVWVADSQTGAEFHVRLPVIPPGALP